A genomic window from Planctomycetota bacterium includes:
- the sufB gene encoding Fe-S cluster assembly protein SufB: MPISDAELAEYAETKEYEWGFVSDIEADSAPPGLNEDTVRFISAKKKEPQWLLDWRLKAFRHWQTMTEPHHWGMLHYPSIDYQDTIYYSEPKAKYGSLDEVEPEILAEFDKLGVPVDERKALLGIQESESEVEERLKKRGVAVDAVWDSVSVKTTFQDELAKHGIIFMSFGEAVQEHPELVRQYLGTVIPYRDNYYATLNSAVFTDGSFVFIPKGVSCPMELSTYFRINAAKTGQFERTLIIAEEGADVSYLEGCTAPMRDENQLHAACVELVALEGATIKYSTVQNWYPGDMETGKGGIYNFVTKRGKCVGDNSKITWTQVETGSAITWKYPSCILQGDNSVGEFYSVALTRGRQQADTGTKMIHIGKNTRSSVISKGISAGHGQNTYRGLIQIQKAATGSRNFTQCDSLLIGDQCGAHTEPYIDVRNTTSKVEHEASTSKIGEEQLFYCASRGIELDDAVNMIVNGFCKEVFDELPMEFAVEARKLLDVSLEGSVG; encoded by the coding sequence ATGCCCATCTCCGACGCCGAACTCGCCGAATACGCCGAAACCAAGGAGTACGAGTGGGGCTTCGTGTCCGACATCGAAGCCGACTCCGCGCCTCCGGGGCTCAACGAAGACACCGTCCGCTTCATCTCGGCCAAGAAGAAAGAGCCGCAGTGGCTGCTCGATTGGCGGCTCAAGGCGTTTCGTCATTGGCAGACGATGACCGAGCCTCATCACTGGGGCATGCTTCATTACCCGTCGATCGACTATCAGGACACGATCTACTACTCCGAGCCCAAGGCGAAGTACGGTTCCCTCGACGAGGTCGAGCCGGAGATCCTCGCCGAGTTCGACAAACTCGGCGTCCCCGTCGATGAGCGTAAGGCGCTACTCGGCATTCAAGAGTCGGAGTCCGAAGTCGAGGAACGCCTGAAAAAGCGTGGCGTCGCCGTCGATGCCGTCTGGGATTCGGTCTCGGTCAAGACGACCTTCCAGGACGAGCTTGCCAAGCACGGCATCATCTTCATGTCCTTCGGCGAGGCCGTTCAGGAACACCCCGAACTCGTCCGTCAGTACCTCGGCACCGTCATCCCGTACCGGGACAACTACTACGCCACGCTCAACTCGGCCGTCTTCACCGACGGATCGTTCGTGTTCATCCCCAAGGGCGTGAGTTGCCCGATGGAGCTGAGCACCTACTTCCGCATCAACGCAGCGAAGACCGGACAGTTCGAGCGGACCCTGATCATCGCCGAGGAGGGGGCCGACGTCTCCTACCTCGAAGGCTGCACCGCCCCGATGCGGGACGAGAACCAGTTGCACGCAGCGTGTGTCGAACTGGTCGCCCTCGAAGGCGCGACGATCAAGTACAGCACCGTTCAGAACTGGTACCCCGGCGACATGGAGACTGGCAAGGGCGGCATCTACAACTTCGTCACCAAGCGCGGCAAGTGTGTCGGCGACAACTCCAAGATCACCTGGACCCAGGTCGAGACAGGCTCCGCCATCACCTGGAAGTACCCGTCCTGCATCCTGCAGGGCGACAACTCCGTCGGCGAGTTCTACAGCGTCGCCCTGACCCGCGGCCGACAGCAGGCCGACACCGGTACGAAGATGATCCACATCGGCAAGAACACCCGCAGTTCGGTGATCTCCAAGGGCATCTCCGCCGGCCACGGCCAGAACACCTACCGCGGCCTCATTCAGATCCAGAAAGCCGCCACCGGCAGCCGCAACTTCACTCAGTGCGACAGCCTCCTCATCGGCGACCAGTGCGGCGCCCACACCGAGCCGTACATCGACGTCCGCAACACCACGTCGAAAGTCGAGCACGAGGCGAGCACCAGCAAGATCGGCGAAGAGCAACTCTTTTACTGTGCCAGCCGCGGCATCGAACTCGACGACGCCGTCAACATGATCGTCAACGGCTTCTGCAAGGAAGTCTTCGACGAACTCCCGATGGAGTTCGCCGTCGAGGCACGGAAGTTGCTGGACGTGAGTCTGGAAGGCTCGGTTGGGTGA
- the sufC gene encoding Fe-S cluster assembly ATPase SufC — MPLLEIKNLHAEIPGREILQGVDLTINEGEVHAIMGKNGSGKSTLAQVLMGKEAYEVTEGSVTFDGKDVLDMGTEDRAREGMFIAFQYPVEIPGVSTSYFLRAAVNEIRQHQGKPEFSAVEFLKVVREKMQLLGMDDSFMNRAVNEGFSGGEKKRNEVFQMAVCDPRFCIMDETDSGLDIDALKTVAGAADKMRDGKRSFLVVTHYNRMLEYIKPDKVHIMLAGRIVKTGGPELAQELEDKGYDWVEKEALASA; from the coding sequence ATGCCCCTCCTAGAAATCAAAAACCTCCACGCTGAAATCCCTGGCCGCGAAATCCTGCAGGGTGTCGACCTCACCATCAACGAGGGTGAAGTCCACGCCATCATGGGCAAGAACGGCTCGGGCAAGTCCACCCTCGCACAGGTCCTCATGGGCAAGGAGGCGTACGAAGTCACCGAGGGCTCGGTGACGTTCGACGGCAAGGACGTGCTCGACATGGGCACCGAGGACCGTGCCCGCGAGGGGATGTTCATCGCTTTCCAGTACCCGGTTGAGATCCCCGGCGTGAGCACCAGCTACTTCCTCCGGGCCGCGGTGAACGAGATCCGTCAGCACCAGGGCAAGCCGGAGTTCTCTGCCGTCGAGTTCCTCAAAGTTGTCCGTGAGAAGATGCAACTGCTCGGCATGGACGACTCGTTCATGAACCGTGCCGTCAACGAAGGCTTCTCCGGCGGTGAGAAGAAGCGGAACGAAGTGTTCCAGATGGCCGTCTGCGACCCGCGGTTCTGCATCATGGACGAGACCGACTCCGGCCTCGACATCGATGCCCTCAAAACCGTCGCCGGCGCCGCCGACAAGATGCGCGACGGCAAGCGCAGCTTCCTCGTCGTGACTCACTACAACCGGATGCTCGAGTACATCAAGCCCGACAAGGTCCACATCATGCTCGCCGGCCGCATCGTCAAGACCGGCGGCCCTGAACTCGCCCAAGAACTCGAAGACAAGGGCTACGACTGGGTCGAGAAAGAGGCGTTGGCGTCCGCTTGA
- the sufD gene encoding Fe-S cluster assembly protein SufD, whose protein sequence is MDTQPTRTTKPAEHAKLVELAEKFDAETPAVAPWIAALRERGRNRFAEVGFPGRIEEAWRHSHAKLRTVRSTDYGLAADGDGKAICDDYSFKKEVAAELVFVNGRFDADLSRTADLPGVTIGRLTDVPEEAETVLGTLADITANPFVALNNAFLHDGAYLKFARGTTLDKPINILFIQTTDSPALISPRVLVIAEDEVDATLVEKYVGTGNYFTNAVVEVLTGDRCRLDHVKLNQESAEAAHISTMEVTLGEDSNFADHAGCLGASFTRNDVNCTLAGERVHATLNGVVIGTDNRHIDNHTLLRHNEPNCTSYELYKHVMDDTSTGIFKGKIYVDQKAQKTDAVQNSRSLLLSDDAQMNSQPALEIYADDVKCTHGSTTGPLDEGALFYLNSRGVDADMARRLLTYAFAADVTRRIKVEPVRARIEDFMAKQHGLPTDFRIQELAEDTDEVVY, encoded by the coding sequence ATGGATACCCAGCCCACCCGCACGACCAAGCCCGCCGAACACGCCAAACTCGTCGAGTTGGCCGAGAAGTTCGACGCCGAGACACCGGCGGTCGCGCCGTGGATCGCCGCGCTGCGAGAACGCGGTCGCAATCGCTTCGCCGAGGTCGGCTTCCCCGGTCGTATCGAAGAAGCGTGGCGACACTCCCACGCGAAGCTCCGCACGGTCCGCTCGACCGACTACGGCCTTGCCGCCGACGGTGACGGCAAGGCGATTTGTGACGATTACAGCTTCAAGAAGGAAGTCGCCGCCGAGTTGGTCTTCGTCAACGGACGCTTCGACGCCGACCTGTCCCGGACTGCTGATCTGCCGGGTGTGACCATCGGCCGGCTCACCGATGTTCCAGAGGAAGCCGAAACCGTCCTCGGCACGCTCGCCGACATCACCGCCAATCCGTTCGTCGCGCTCAACAACGCGTTTCTTCATGACGGCGCCTACCTGAAATTTGCCCGAGGCACAACGCTCGATAAACCGATCAACATTCTTTTCATCCAGACCACCGACAGCCCGGCACTCATTTCGCCGCGTGTCTTGGTCATTGCCGAGGATGAAGTCGATGCGACCCTCGTCGAGAAGTACGTCGGTACCGGCAACTACTTCACCAACGCCGTTGTCGAGGTTCTCACTGGCGACCGCTGCAGACTCGACCACGTCAAGCTCAACCAAGAGTCGGCCGAGGCCGCCCATATCTCAACCATGGAAGTGACGCTTGGCGAGGATTCCAACTTCGCTGACCACGCCGGTTGCCTCGGTGCGAGTTTCACGCGCAATGACGTGAACTGCACCCTCGCCGGCGAGCGCGTCCATGCCACGCTCAACGGCGTCGTCATCGGCACCGACAACCGCCACATCGACAACCACACGCTGCTCCGCCACAACGAGCCGAACTGCACCAGCTACGAGCTGTACAAGCACGTCATGGACGACACGTCCACCGGCATCTTCAAAGGCAAGATTTACGTCGATCAAAAAGCCCAGAAGACCGACGCGGTCCAGAACAGCCGAAGCCTGTTGCTTTCCGATGACGCACAGATGAACAGCCAGCCGGCGCTGGAGATTTATGCCGACGACGTGAAATGCACCCATGGCTCCACGACCGGCCCGCTCGATGAGGGTGCGTTGTTCTACCTCAACAGCCGCGGCGTCGACGCCGACATGGCCCGCCGTCTGCTCACCTACGCCTTCGCCGCCGACGTGACCCGCCGCATCAAGGTCGAACCGGTCCGGGCACGGATCGAAGACTTCATGGCCAAACAGCATGGCCTACCGACCGACTTCCGCATTCAGGAACTGGCGGAGGATACGGATGAGGTGGTTTACTAG
- a CDS encoding SufS family cysteine desulfurase: protein MNGEPLVYFDNAATVQKPEAVIEAIADYYRHDNANVHRGVHTLSQRATTKFEAARATVAKFINAPETAECIFVRGVTEAVNLVAASWGRANLSAGDVILLGAQEHHSNIVPWQLAAEATGAEVKVIPMNDDGVLDADAFESMLDGVKVVSIPHVSNSLGTINPIKQFAAAAKQHGAVVMVDGAQWVAHAPTDVQDLGVDFYTFSAHKLYGPTGIGVLWGRRELLDAMSPYHGGGDMIETVTWEKTTYAAIPNKFEAGTPHIAGAIGMAAAIDWLTQHDLADVALHEESLRVRCEAGLLDIDGIRIIGNAPHKAAVVSFVHETVSSYDLGVALDKRGIAVRTGHHCTQPVMDRLGIPGTTRASLAIYNTAEEVDMLVEAVREIVADHAGGSAAAAKSDVELVGPEATAGSVQDAADVLAADFELVADMMKPDEYVLEFADKLPPMPADEKTEKNKVHGCMSTVHLITRKRDERLDLLADSDAHIVRGLIGLLQKLFAGQRAEEILAFDVAGFLKKIGLDAHLSMGRRNGLAGMINRIRTDAIAMTDEVTHAR, encoded by the coding sequence GTGAACGGGGAGCCGTTGGTTTACTTCGACAACGCCGCGACGGTGCAGAAGCCGGAGGCGGTGATCGAGGCGATCGCGGACTACTACCGCCATGACAACGCCAACGTCCACCGGGGCGTCCACACGCTCAGCCAACGCGCCACGACCAAGTTCGAGGCCGCCCGCGCGACCGTCGCCAAGTTCATCAACGCCCCTGAAACCGCCGAATGTATCTTCGTCCGCGGCGTGACCGAGGCGGTGAACCTCGTCGCCGCGTCGTGGGGCCGGGCGAACCTATCGGCCGGCGACGTCATCCTGCTCGGAGCGCAGGAGCACCACTCCAACATCGTCCCCTGGCAACTCGCCGCCGAGGCGACCGGGGCGGAAGTGAAAGTTATCCCAATGAACGACGATGGCGTCCTCGACGCCGACGCGTTCGAGTCAATGCTCGACGGCGTCAAGGTCGTGAGCATCCCGCACGTAAGCAACTCCCTCGGCACGATCAATCCGATCAAACAGTTTGCGGCCGCTGCGAAGCAGCACGGGGCGGTCGTGATGGTCGACGGCGCCCAATGGGTCGCCCACGCTCCGACCGACGTCCAAGACCTCGGCGTGGACTTCTACACCTTCAGCGCCCACAAGCTCTACGGCCCGACCGGCATCGGCGTGCTATGGGGCCGACGCGAACTACTCGACGCCATGAGTCCGTACCACGGCGGCGGCGACATGATTGAAACCGTCACCTGGGAGAAAACGACCTACGCCGCCATCCCCAACAAGTTCGAGGCCGGCACGCCGCACATTGCCGGCGCGATCGGTATGGCGGCGGCGATCGACTGGCTCACGCAACACGATCTCGCCGATGTCGCGCTACACGAGGAATCGCTCCGCGTCCGCTGCGAGGCCGGCCTGCTCGACATCGACGGCATCCGCATCATCGGCAACGCCCCGCACAAGGCAGCCGTCGTCAGCTTCGTCCACGAGACGGTCAGCAGCTACGATCTCGGCGTCGCGTTGGACAAGCGCGGCATCGCTGTCCGGACGGGACACCACTGCACGCAGCCGGTGATGGATCGGCTCGGGATCCCGGGGACGACACGGGCGTCGCTTGCGATTTACAACACGGCGGAAGAAGTGGACATGTTGGTGGAGGCGGTGCGGGAGATCGTGGCGGATCACGCGGGCGGCTCCGCCGCAGCCGCAAAGTCGGATGTTGAGTTGGTTGGGCCGGAGGCGACGGCGGGTTCCGTGCAGGACGCGGCGGATGTGCTCGCGGCGGACTTCGAGCTGGTCGCGGACATGATGAAGCCGGACGAGTATGTGCTGGAGTTTGCTGACAAGCTCCCGCCGATGCCGGCCGACGAGAAGACCGAGAAGAACAAGGTCCACGGCTGCATGAGCACGGTGCACCTGATCACCCGCAAGCGAGACGAACGGCTTGACCTGCTAGCCGACTCCGACGCACACATCGTCCGCGGTCTGATCGGCCTGCTCCAAAAACTCTTCGCTGGCCAGCGGGCCGAGGAGATCCTTGCGTTCGACGTCGCGGGCTTCCTCAAGAAGATAGGCCTCGACGCGCACCTCTCGATGGGCCGACGCAACGGATTGGCCGGCATGATCAACCGCATCCGCACCGACGCCATCGCAATGACAGACGAGGTGACGCATGCCCGGTAA
- a CDS encoding DUF59 domain-containing protein — translation MPGKSDDYKPSGSVKSLGVINASDAKLAELKAEPPTQSENPLNRQSLIDRALDDLTPEKRQLREKIIDALRQVFDPELPINLYDLGLIYRLDLDDAGHVDADMTLTSPACPVAGELPGEVERAIKGVDGVNSATVQLVWEPRWGKQMMSEEALLELGML, via the coding sequence ATGCCCGGTAAATCCGACGACTACAAACCGTCCGGCAGCGTGAAGTCGCTCGGCGTCATCAATGCCTCCGACGCCAAGCTCGCCGAACTCAAGGCCGAACCGCCGACCCAGAGTGAGAACCCGCTCAATCGCCAGTCACTCATCGATCGTGCGCTCGACGACCTCACCCCCGAGAAGCGTCAGCTGCGCGAGAAAATCATCGATGCCCTGCGGCAAGTGTTCGACCCCGAACTGCCGATCAACCTCTACGACCTGGGCCTGATCTACCGTCTCGACCTCGACGACGCCGGCCACGTTGACGCCGATATGACGCTAACCAGCCCGGCCTGTCCCGTTGCTGGCGAACTCCCCGGCGAAGTCGAACGCGCGATCAAGGGTGTCGACGGCGTGAACTCCGCCACCGTTCAGCTCGTCTGGGAACCTCGGTGGGGTAAGCAGATGATGAGCGAGGAAGCCCTGCTCGAACTTGGCATGTTGTAG
- the hrpA gene encoding ATP-dependent RNA helicase HrpA, translating to MADPSEQLLGRTMLRDRYRLTKSRDVDSILESAAEAERRGKLVPDISYPDELPVSQKRDEIAAAIREHQVVIIAGETGSGKTTQLPKICLDAGRGVYGTIGHTQPRRIAARSVADRIRSELAAPIVGYKVRFTDETGPETLVKLMTDGILLAETQRDRFLNQYDTLIIDEAHERSLNIDFLLGYLHRLLPQRPDLKLIITSATIDVQRFSEHFGDAPIIEVSGRTYPVDVRYDPLTDPDEEDEDGEPIDQAILRHCRELAREAPSPNDADTLVFLTGEREIREVADTLSKAQLPNTKVLPLFARLSGADQMKIFKGSSKRRIVLATNIAETSLTVPGIRYVIDPGLARISRYSTRSRVQRLPIERISQASANQRAGRCGRVSDGVCVRLYSEDDFNSRPEFTEPEVLRTNLASVILQMMTLRLGEPEAFPFIDPPDYRQLREGFKALQELQALDARRRLTPTGRKLARLPVDPKIARMVLAAAEWNCVNEVLVLAAALSIQDPRERPLDKKEKADEAHAKFADPAGDFLSLLKLWNEYRTITRERSGNQARKWCVKNFLSVRRMREWSDVQRQLREIAHELRIRGHREPAKPEHIHRALLAGLVSNIGDRNANGTTQHEYAGVNGRRFFIFPGSALFDKKPAWVMAAELVETARLYARTVAPIDPEWVEHAAEHLVKRSYTDPQWDTRRQSAICFEKVTLGGLAIIPKRCTALAPHDPKTARQLFIQHALVDGDFETGAAFFKHNAELVRELQLMQSKTRRRDILAGPEVRYDFYDAKLPASVVDAVAFERWRKDAEETDRRVLFMSTEDLLLRSADDLPTALFPDTITAGDVELKLRYRFDPGHVADGVTARVRLADLHRVDPRRLDWLVPGLLEERCVDLIRTLPKPLRVQCVPAPQFAANAVHWMDYGVGDFYEAFAKSLGKQSGTTIPPDAFDLTKLADYLKMNVRVVNEKNKPIAHGRDIRALQKALVGEARDALSSLPDSPWIRDDVTVWDFPDLPDRVEFKHDGRTIQGFPAIVDEGDAVSLRLLESEAAARKTTREGVRRLFALDYARELELHMGDVPGIDRMAVQFTALGGGRRLKTELARAVADKLARDDPREIRSRAQFEEALESAWNRLRPTTEAIARTAADILDRYYEVQQKLNGKHSVLLDESLADMREQLMHLMPADFLTATPVAWLPHLPRYLRAIGVRHDKLANAGLKRDLRQMADVRPLWEAYLRIPEDADPAVVNGIRWHLEELRVQLFAQELGTSVKVSPQRIGSAIESTGARIAGWG from the coding sequence GTGGCCGACCCGTCGGAACAACTTCTGGGGCGCACGATGCTGCGCGACCGGTATCGGCTGACCAAGTCGCGCGACGTCGACAGCATCCTCGAAAGCGCCGCCGAAGCCGAGCGGCGCGGCAAGCTCGTGCCGGACATCTCGTACCCCGACGAGCTGCCCGTCAGTCAGAAGCGTGACGAAATCGCCGCGGCGATTCGAGAGCACCAAGTCGTCATCATCGCCGGTGAAACCGGTAGCGGGAAGACGACGCAGCTGCCCAAGATCTGCCTCGACGCCGGCCGCGGCGTGTACGGCACCATCGGCCACACCCAACCCCGCCGCATCGCCGCCCGCAGCGTTGCCGACCGCATCCGCTCCGAGCTCGCCGCACCGATCGTCGGCTACAAGGTCCGCTTCACCGACGAGACCGGCCCGGAAACGTTGGTCAAGCTGATGACCGACGGCATCCTCCTGGCCGAGACCCAGCGCGACCGCTTCCTCAATCAGTACGACACGCTCATCATCGATGAGGCACACGAGCGCTCGCTCAACATTGACTTCCTCCTGGGCTACCTGCACCGCCTGCTCCCGCAACGCCCGGACCTGAAGCTCATCATCACGTCGGCGACCATCGACGTGCAGCGGTTTTCCGAACACTTCGGTGATGCGCCGATCATCGAAGTGAGTGGGCGTACGTACCCCGTCGATGTGCGGTATGACCCGCTGACCGATCCGGACGAGGAAGACGAAGACGGTGAACCGATCGATCAGGCGATCCTTCGGCACTGCCGCGAACTCGCCCGCGAAGCACCTTCGCCGAACGACGCCGACACGCTCGTGTTTCTCACCGGCGAACGCGAGATCCGCGAGGTCGCCGACACGTTGAGCAAGGCGCAACTTCCGAACACCAAAGTGCTGCCGCTGTTCGCCCGCTTGTCCGGTGCGGACCAGATGAAGATTTTCAAGGGAAGCAGCAAACGGCGCATCGTGCTCGCGACGAACATCGCCGAGACGTCGCTAACGGTGCCGGGCATTCGGTACGTCATCGACCCCGGACTCGCGCGGATCAGTCGGTACTCGACGCGCTCCCGCGTGCAACGGTTGCCGATCGAGCGGATCAGTCAGGCGTCGGCCAACCAACGGGCCGGGCGTTGTGGGCGGGTGTCCGACGGCGTTTGCGTGCGGCTGTATTCGGAGGATGACTTCAACAGTCGGCCCGAGTTCACCGAGCCGGAGGTTCTGCGGACAAACCTCGCGTCGGTGATCTTGCAGATGATGACATTGCGGCTGGGCGAGCCGGAGGCGTTCCCGTTCATCGACCCGCCGGACTATCGGCAGCTGCGCGAGGGGTTCAAGGCATTGCAGGAACTGCAGGCGCTCGACGCCCGCCGCAGGCTCACGCCGACCGGCCGCAAGCTCGCCCGCTTGCCGGTGGACCCGAAGATCGCCCGCATGGTCCTAGCCGCGGCCGAGTGGAACTGCGTGAACGAGGTGCTCGTACTTGCCGCCGCACTGAGCATACAGGACCCGCGCGAGCGACCGCTCGACAAGAAGGAGAAAGCCGACGAAGCCCATGCCAAGTTCGCCGACCCCGCCGGCGACTTCCTCAGCCTGCTCAAACTCTGGAACGAGTACCGAACCATCACCCGCGAACGCAGCGGTAACCAGGCCCGCAAGTGGTGCGTGAAAAACTTTCTCTCGGTCCGCAGGATGCGTGAGTGGAGCGACGTCCAACGCCAGCTCCGCGAGATCGCCCACGAGCTGCGCATCCGCGGTCACCGCGAGCCGGCCAAACCCGAGCACATCCACCGTGCCCTGCTCGCCGGCCTCGTCTCCAACATCGGCGACCGCAACGCCAACGGCACTACCCAGCACGAGTATGCCGGTGTGAACGGCCGACGCTTTTTCATCTTCCCCGGCTCAGCGTTGTTCGACAAGAAGCCCGCGTGGGTCATGGCCGCCGAGCTGGTCGAGACCGCCCGGCTATATGCGCGCACCGTCGCGCCGATCGACCCGGAGTGGGTCGAGCACGCGGCCGAGCATCTCGTGAAGCGCTCCTACACCGATCCGCAATGGGACACCCGGCGACAGTCGGCGATCTGCTTCGAAAAGGTCACGCTCGGCGGCCTCGCGATCATCCCCAAACGCTGCACCGCACTCGCGCCGCACGACCCGAAGACCGCACGGCAGCTCTTCATCCAGCACGCGCTGGTCGACGGCGACTTCGAGACGGGTGCAGCGTTCTTCAAGCACAACGCGGAACTGGTGCGTGAGCTGCAGCTGATGCAGAGCAAGACGCGCCGGCGCGACATCCTCGCCGGGCCGGAGGTGCGGTACGACTTTTACGACGCGAAGCTGCCGGCGAGCGTGGTCGATGCGGTCGCGTTCGAGCGATGGCGAAAGGACGCGGAGGAAACCGATCGGCGTGTGCTATTCATGTCGACGGAGGACCTACTGCTTCGGTCGGCGGACGATCTGCCGACAGCGCTGTTCCCCGACACGATCACCGCCGGCGATGTCGAGTTGAAGCTGCGATATCGCTTCGACCCCGGCCATGTCGCCGATGGGGTTACGGCGAGAGTTCGACTCGCCGACCTGCACCGCGTCGACCCGCGGCGGCTGGACTGGCTGGTGCCAGGACTGCTCGAAGAAAGATGCGTCGACCTGATCCGCACACTGCCCAAGCCGCTGCGGGTGCAATGCGTGCCCGCCCCGCAGTTCGCGGCAAACGCCGTTCACTGGATGGACTATGGCGTCGGTGATTTCTACGAGGCCTTCGCCAAATCGCTCGGCAAACAGTCAGGCACGACCATCCCGCCCGACGCGTTCGACCTGACCAAGCTCGCGGACTATCTGAAGATGAACGTTCGCGTCGTGAACGAAAAGAACAAACCGATCGCGCACGGGCGCGACATCCGCGCGTTGCAGAAGGCACTCGTTGGCGAAGCGCGGGATGCGTTGTCGAGTTTGCCGGACTCGCCGTGGATTCGGGATGACGTGACAGTGTGGGATTTTCCGGACCTGCCCGATCGCGTCGAGTTCAAGCACGATGGCCGCACCATTCAAGGGTTTCCGGCGATCGTCGACGAGGGTGACGCGGTGTCGTTGCGGCTGCTGGAGTCCGAGGCAGCGGCGAGGAAGACGACACGCGAGGGCGTTCGGCGGCTCTTCGCGTTGGACTATGCGCGTGAGCTTGAGTTGCACATGGGCGACGTGCCTGGCATCGACCGGATGGCCGTGCAGTTCACCGCGCTCGGTGGCGGGCGTCGGCTCAAAACCGAACTTGCCCGCGCAGTGGCCGACAAGCTCGCGCGTGACGATCCGCGTGAGATTCGCAGTCGTGCACAGTTCGAGGAAGCGCTCGAGTCGGCGTGGAACCGCTTGCGACCCACGACTGAAGCAATCGCGCGGACCGCCGCCGACATTCTGGATCGCTACTACGAAGTGCAGCAGAAGCTCAACGGCAAGCATTCCGTCCTGCTGGACGAATCACTCGCGGACATGCGCGAGCAGTTGATGCACCTGATGCCCGCGGACTTTCTTACGGCGACGCCAGTCGCGTGGCTGCCGCATCTGCCGCGGTACCTGCGGGCGATCGGCGTGCGGCACGACAAGCTCGCCAACGCCGGGCTCAAGCGTGACCTGCGCCAGATGGCCGACGTGCGGCCCTTGTGGGAGGCGTACCTACGCATTCCCGAAGACGCCGACCCCGCGGTCGTGAACGGCATCCGCTGGCACCTCGAAGAACTACGCGTCCAACTCTTCGCCCAGGAACTCGGCACCTCAGTGAAGGTCAGTCCGCAACGCATCGGCAGCGCGATCGAAAGCACCGGCGCACGCATCGCGGGTTGGGGTTGA
- a CDS encoding N-succinylarginine dihydrolase, giving the protein MSDFFEVNFDGIVGPTHNYAGLSPGNVASMKHANTPAHPRSAALQGLAKVKTLHELGVKQCVLPPHSRPELRVLKRAGLSGSEQDMIYEAGLNHPELLAQAYSASAMWTANAATITASPDANDGKLHLTPANLVSTPHRALESEQTEAILQQVFADAEQFAIHEPLDPAMPDEGAANHTRLCVDHGGPGLNVFTFGFDDTDVSAPTPDRFPARQYRTASEAVADAHGISYAASAFVQQNPHAIDAGVFHNDVICVGHRNALLVHQDALLHERGVMEKLIEKFEKRCGGPLRIVMIGRTMLPIEHAVSSYLFNSQIVDLPDGSMALVHPTDVLDDVHASKVVKMVLTDKTNPITRAVAVDVRQSMRNGGGPACLRLRVPMSEGQFAAVHRGVKYTPALHAKLAEVIESRYPKTVVPMDLQDPGFAGTVRAATEAVYRVLNLEM; this is encoded by the coding sequence GTGAGTGACTTTTTCGAAGTGAACTTCGACGGCATCGTCGGCCCGACGCATAACTACGCCGGCCTTTCACCCGGCAACGTCGCGTCGATGAAACACGCCAACACCCCGGCCCATCCGCGGTCCGCCGCGTTGCAGGGACTGGCGAAGGTCAAGACGCTGCACGAGCTGGGCGTGAAGCAGTGCGTGCTCCCGCCGCATTCACGTCCCGAGCTGCGCGTGCTCAAACGTGCAGGGTTGTCCGGCTCCGAGCAGGACATGATCTACGAGGCCGGCCTGAACCACCCCGAGCTTCTCGCACAGGCCTACAGCGCTAGCGCGATGTGGACCGCCAACGCCGCGACGATCACCGCCTCGCCCGACGCCAATGACGGCAAGCTCCACCTCACCCCCGCCAACCTCGTTAGCACGCCCCACCGCGCGCTCGAATCCGAGCAGACCGAGGCGATCCTTCAGCAGGTCTTCGCCGACGCCGAGCAGTTCGCGATCCACGAACCCCTAGACCCCGCGATGCCCGATGAAGGTGCGGCCAACCACACCCGCCTCTGCGTCGACCACGGCGGCCCCGGGCTCAACGTCTTCACCTTCGGCTTCGACGACACCGACGTCTCGGCCCCGACGCCCGACCGTTTCCCCGCACGCCAGTACCGCACCGCCAGCGAAGCCGTCGCCGACGCCCACGGCATCTCATACGCCGCGTCGGCGTTCGTGCAACAGAATCCCCACGCCATCGACGCCGGCGTCTTCCACAACGACGTCATCTGCGTCGGCCATCGGAACGCGCTGCTCGTTCATCAGGACGCCTTGCTCCACGAACGCGGCGTCATGGAGAAGCTCATCGAAAAGTTCGAGAAGCGATGCGGCGGACCGCTGCGAATCGTCATGATCGGACGCACGATGCTGCCCATCGAACACGCCGTGTCGTCGTACCTGTTCAACAGCCAGATCGTCGACCTGCCCGACGGGAGCATGGCGCTCGTTCACCCGACCGACGTGCTCGACGACGTGCACGCGTCGAAGGTCGTGAAAATGGTGCTCACTGACAAGACGAACCCGATCACACGGGCCGTCGCGGTCGACGTGCGGCAGTCGATGCGCAACGGTGGCGGCCCGGCATGCCTGCGCCTGCGCGTGCCGATGAGTGAGGGCCAGTTCGCCGCCGTGCATCGCGGGGTGAAGTACACGCCCGCCCTCCACGCCAAGCTCGCCGAGGTGATCGAGAGCAGGTACCCCAAGACCGTCGTGCCGATGGACCTGCAGGACCCCGGCTTCGCGGGCACCGTCCGGGCGGCGACCGAGGCGGTGTATCGGGTTCTGAATCTGGAAATGTGA